A part of Spodoptera frugiperda isolate SF20-4 chromosome 25, AGI-APGP_CSIRO_Sfru_2.0, whole genome shotgun sequence genomic DNA contains:
- the LOC118266853 gene encoding TBC1 domain family member 13 isoform X3, translating into MFHRIKAFEEVLEADVVDIEKLRKLAFNGIPDEKGLRSLVWKILLLYLPHQKSTWKTTLNEKRQNYKHYIDEIIVSPGGPTDHPLNISPDSSWSTYFKDNEVLLQIDKDVRRLCPDISFFQSATEFPCEEIVNSNGVKRLHKRVEQSVLKFSTLERRGLGVAKLSNEIRRSDSSHSGDYAPLNEGCEAHWEVVERMLFLYAKLNPGQGYVQGMNEIIGPIYHTFAIDPDKEFRKHAEADCFFCFTNLMAEIRDFFIRTLDESASGINYVMGRLSDCLKKTDPAVWNLLEIQELRPQYYSFRWLTLLLSQEFSLPDVERIWDSMFADGKRFDFLIHICCAMILLVRNDLLSGDFASNVKILQNFPPMDVSLILNKAVEISNIR; encoded by the exons GTATCCCTGACGAAAAGGGCTTGAGATCTCTGGTATGGAAGATATTGCTGCTCTACTTGCCCCATCAAAAAAGCACTTGGAAAACGACCCTTAATGAGAAAAGGcaaaattacaaacattatatAG ATGAAATAATAGTGTCTCCGGGTGGCCCCACTGACCACCCTCTGAATATCAGCCCTGACAGCTCTTGGAGCACTTACTTCAAGGACAATGAAGTTCTGCTACAAATTGACAAAGATGTCCGTCGTCTGTGCCCTGATATATCATTTTTCCAGTCCGCCACAGAATTTCCATGCGAGGAA ATTGTCAACAGCAATGGTGTGAAGAGATTGCATAAAAGAGTTGAACAATCGGTCCTGAAATTTTCAACTTTAGAAAGACGAGGACTTGGTGTGGCTAAA TTGAGCAATGAAATCCGGCGCTCGGACAGCTCACACAGCGGAGACTACGCACCTCTGAACGAGGGCTGTGAGGCGCACTGGGAGGTAGTGGAACGAATGCTGTTCCTGTACGCTAAGCTGAATCCCGGCCAGGGCTATGTACAAGGAATGAACGAGATTATCGGCCCCATTTACCATACATTTGCTATTGACCCCGACAAAGAATTTAGAA AACATGCTGAGGCTGATTGCTTCTTTTGCTTCACCAACTTGATGGCGGAGATACGTGACTTCTTCATACGTACCCTGGACGAGTCTGCCAGCGGCATCAACTATGTCATGGGCAGGCTCAGTGATTGCTTAAAGAAGACTGATCCTGCTGTTTGGAACTTGTTGGAGATACAAGAACTGAGGCCCCAATATTATAGTTTTAG GTGGTTGACACTTCTGCTCTCTCAAGAATTCTCACTACCAGATGTGGAACGGATTTGGGACTCCATGTTTGCTGATGGAAAGAGATTTGATTTCCTAATTCACATCTGCTGTGCCATGAtttt ATTGGTGAGAAACGACTTGCTCAGCGGAGATTTTGCGTCCAATGTGAAAATACTTCAAAACTTTCCACCGATGGATGTATCCCTGATCTTAAACAAAGCTGTAGAAATATCAAACATTCGATAA
- the LOC118266853 gene encoding TBC1 domain family member 13 isoform X2, with product MSLHKARIKAFEEVLEADVVDIEKLRKLAFNGIPDEKGLRSLVWKILLLYLPHQKSTWKTTLNEKRQNYKHYIDEIIVSPGGPTDHPLNISPDSSWSTYFKDNEVLLQIDKDVRRLCPDISFFQSATEFPCEEIVNSNGVKRLHKRVEQSVLKFSTLERRGLGVAKLSNEIRRSDSSHSGDYAPLNEGCEAHWEVVERMLFLYAKLNPGQGYVQGMNEIIGPIYHTFAIDPDKEFRKHAEADCFFCFTNLMAEIRDFFIRTLDESASGINYVMGRLSDCLKKTDPAVWNLLEIQELRPQYYSFRWLTLLLSQEFSLPDVERIWDSMFADGKRFDFLIHICCAMILLVRNDLLSGDFASNVKILQNFPPMDVSLILNKAVEISNIR from the exons GTATCCCTGACGAAAAGGGCTTGAGATCTCTGGTATGGAAGATATTGCTGCTCTACTTGCCCCATCAAAAAAGCACTTGGAAAACGACCCTTAATGAGAAAAGGcaaaattacaaacattatatAG ATGAAATAATAGTGTCTCCGGGTGGCCCCACTGACCACCCTCTGAATATCAGCCCTGACAGCTCTTGGAGCACTTACTTCAAGGACAATGAAGTTCTGCTACAAATTGACAAAGATGTCCGTCGTCTGTGCCCTGATATATCATTTTTCCAGTCCGCCACAGAATTTCCATGCGAGGAA ATTGTCAACAGCAATGGTGTGAAGAGATTGCATAAAAGAGTTGAACAATCGGTCCTGAAATTTTCAACTTTAGAAAGACGAGGACTTGGTGTGGCTAAA TTGAGCAATGAAATCCGGCGCTCGGACAGCTCACACAGCGGAGACTACGCACCTCTGAACGAGGGCTGTGAGGCGCACTGGGAGGTAGTGGAACGAATGCTGTTCCTGTACGCTAAGCTGAATCCCGGCCAGGGCTATGTACAAGGAATGAACGAGATTATCGGCCCCATTTACCATACATTTGCTATTGACCCCGACAAAGAATTTAGAA AACATGCTGAGGCTGATTGCTTCTTTTGCTTCACCAACTTGATGGCGGAGATACGTGACTTCTTCATACGTACCCTGGACGAGTCTGCCAGCGGCATCAACTATGTCATGGGCAGGCTCAGTGATTGCTTAAAGAAGACTGATCCTGCTGTTTGGAACTTGTTGGAGATACAAGAACTGAGGCCCCAATATTATAGTTTTAG GTGGTTGACACTTCTGCTCTCTCAAGAATTCTCACTACCAGATGTGGAACGGATTTGGGACTCCATGTTTGCTGATGGAAAGAGATTTGATTTCCTAATTCACATCTGCTGTGCCATGAtttt ATTGGTGAGAAACGACTTGCTCAGCGGAGATTTTGCGTCCAATGTGAAAATACTTCAAAACTTTCCACCGATGGATGTATCCCTGATCTTAAACAAAGCTGTAGAAATATCAAACATTCGATAA